Proteins encoded by one window of Vibrio panuliri:
- the moaE gene encoding molybdopterin synthase catalytic subunit MoaE: protein MDPRVAVQVEDFNVGDEYQALAQSHASGAIVTFVGKVRDMNLGDDVVGLSLEHYPGMTEKALAEICDQAEQRWPLEGVRVIHRVGDMNAGDQIVFVGVASAHRGAAFEACEFVMDYLKTKAPFWKKERTTESTRWVDSRDSDAKAAERWNK from the coding sequence ATGGATCCGCGAGTTGCAGTACAGGTAGAAGACTTCAACGTAGGTGATGAGTACCAAGCGCTTGCACAAAGCCATGCGTCAGGTGCTATCGTGACTTTTGTCGGCAAAGTTCGTGATATGAACTTAGGTGATGACGTGGTGGGTCTGTCGCTTGAACATTACCCAGGTATGACCGAAAAAGCGTTGGCAGAAATTTGCGATCAAGCTGAGCAGCGTTGGCCGTTGGAAGGGGTGCGTGTTATCCACCGTGTGGGTGATATGAATGCTGGAGACCAAATCGTCTTCGTTGGCGTAGCAAGTGCTCATCGCGGCGCCGCATTCGAAGCGTGTGAGTTTGTTATGGATTATCTCAAGACCAAAGCACCGTTTTGGAAAAAAGAACGCACGACTGAGTCAACCCGCTGGGTGGACTCGCGCGATTCTGATGCCAAAGCTGCTGAGCGTTGGAATAAGTAA
- the moaD gene encoding molybdopterin synthase sulfur carrier subunit gives MIKVLFFAQTRELVETDELQLEGEFASVEALRAHLAAQEGKWDLALDPGRLLAAVNQSIVPLSHPISAGDEVAFFPPVTGG, from the coding sequence ATGATTAAGGTTTTATTCTTCGCACAAACACGAGAACTCGTCGAGACAGATGAACTGCAACTTGAGGGTGAGTTTGCTTCCGTTGAGGCGTTGCGAGCTCATTTAGCCGCCCAAGAAGGTAAGTGGGATTTGGCTCTTGACCCTGGTCGTCTTTTGGCAGCGGTGAACCAATCTATCGTACCACTTTCGCATCCAATTAGTGCTGGTGATGAAGTGGCGTTCTTTCCTCCGGTTACAGGGGGTTAA
- the moaC gene encoding cyclic pyranopterin monophosphate synthase MoaC — MSQFTHINASGEANMVDVSGKAETVREARAEAFVHMAPETLQLITSGQHHKGDVFATARIAGIQAAKKTWDLIPLCHPLLLSKVEVQLEANEAENYVRIESVCKLAGKTGVEMEALTAASVAALTIYDMCKAVQKDMVISQVRLLEKLGGKSGHFKVDA, encoded by the coding sequence ATGAGCCAGTTTACCCATATCAACGCTTCGGGCGAAGCAAACATGGTCGATGTATCGGGCAAAGCAGAAACAGTACGTGAAGCACGCGCTGAAGCTTTTGTTCATATGGCACCAGAAACCTTGCAATTGATCACATCAGGTCAACATCACAAAGGTGATGTGTTCGCGACAGCGCGTATTGCCGGTATTCAAGCTGCGAAGAAAACGTGGGATCTCATTCCACTTTGTCACCCGCTATTGCTGTCAAAAGTGGAAGTGCAGTTAGAAGCGAACGAGGCGGAAAACTACGTACGTATCGAATCTGTCTGCAAATTGGCTGGTAAAACAGGCGTTGAAATGGAAGCCTTGACGGCTGCATCTGTTGCCGCTCTAACGATTTACGATATGTGTAAAGCGGTACAAAAAGATATGGTGATTAGTCAGGTTCGTTTGCTTGAAAAGCTAGGCGGTAAGTCAGGACACTTTAAGGTGGATGCATGA